The following proteins are encoded in a genomic region of Phaeodactylum tricornutum CCAP 1055/1 chromosome 1, whole genome shotgun sequence:
- the Lhcx2 gene encoding protein fucoxanthin chlorophyll a/c protein (Related to Chlamydomonas LI818): MKLSLAILALCASTNAAFAPSVSQRTPRDLAGVVAPTGFFDPAGFAARADAGTMKRYREAEVTHGRVGMMAVVGFLAGEAVEGSSFLFDSQVSGPAITHLNQIPSIFWILLTVGIGASEVTRAQIGWVEPENVPPGKPGLLRDDYVPGDIGFDPLGLKPSDAQALKSIQTKELQNGRLAMLAAAGCMAQELANGKGILENLGL, translated from the exons ATGAAATTATCCTTGGCTATCCTTGCGCTTTGCGCCAGCACTAATGCCGCTTTCGCTCCTTCTGTTTCCCAGAGGAC CCCTCGTGATCTTGCCGGAGTCGTCGCTCCTACCGGCTTTTTCGATCCGGCAGGCTTCGCTGCCCGAGCCGATGCCGGGACCATGAAGCGTTACCGGGAAGCGGAAGTTACTCACGGACGTGTGGGCATGATGGCCGTTGTCGGCTTTCTTGCGGGCGAAGCCGTCGAGGGATCGTCGTTTCTCTTTGACTCGCAAGTCAGCGGACCCGCCATTACTCACCTCAACCAGATTCCTTCCATCTTTTGGATTCTCCTCACGGTGGGCATTGGTGCTTCCGAAGTCACGCGCGCTCAAATTGGTTGG GTTGAACCCGAGAACGTCCCACCGGGCAAGCCGGGTCTCCTCCGCGACGATTACGTCCCGGGTGACATTGGCTTTGATCCTCTCGGCTTGAAGCCTTCCGACGCTCAGGCTCTCAAATCGATCCAGACCAAGGAACTGCAGA ACGGACGTCTCGCCAtgttggcggcggctggGTGCATGGCTCAGGAATTGGCCAATGGAAAGGGAATCCTCGAAAACCTTGGGCTCTAA